A genomic segment from Nicotiana tabacum cultivar K326 chromosome 7, ASM71507v2, whole genome shotgun sequence encodes:
- the LOC107825278 gene encoding allene oxide synthase 3-like yields MSSFSTSSATSNSKLPVREIPGDYGFPFFGAIKDRYDYFYNLGTDEFFLTKIQKYNSTVFRTNMPPGPFIAKNPKVIVLLDAKTFPVLFDNSKVEKKNVLDGTYMPSTDFYGGYRPCAYLDPYESTHATLKGFFLSLISKLHNQFIPLFRSSISGLFVNLENEISQNGKANFNNNSDIMSFDFVFRLLCDKTNPHDTNLGSNGPKLFDIWLLPQLAPLVSLGLKFVPNFLEDLMLHTFPLPFFLVRSNYQKLYDAFSKHAESTLNEAEKNGIKRDEACHNLVFLAGFNAYGGMKVLFPALIKWVANGGKSLHTRLANEIRTIIKEECGTITLSAINKMSLTKSVVYEVLRIEPAVPFQYGKAKEDILIQSHDSTFLIKKGEMMFGYQPFATKDPKIFDKPEEFIPERFMAEGENLLKYVYWSNARETDDPTVDNKQCAGKNLVVLLCRLMLVEFFMRYDTFTVESTKLFLGSSVTVKKVERAT; encoded by the exons atgtCTTCATTTTCCACATCTTCTGCCACTTCTAATTCCAAACTTCCAGTTCGAGAAATCCCAGGAGACTATGGTTTCCCATTTTTTGGAGCCATTAAAGATAGATATGACTACTTTTACAACCTCGGCACAGACGAATTCTTTCTTACCAAGATACAAAAATACAATTCTACTGTCTTTAGAACCAACATGCCACCAGGTCCATTCATTGCTAAAAATCCCAAAGTCATTGTTCTCCTCGATGCCAAAACATTTCCCGTTCTTTTCGACAACTCTAAAGTCGAAAAAAAGAACGTTCTTGATGGCACGTACATGCCATCTACTGATTTCTATGGTGGATATCGTCCTTGTGCTTATCTTGATCCTTATGAGTCAACACATGCTACACTTAAAGGGTTCTTTTTATCTTTAATCTCCAAGCTTCATAATCAATTTATTCCTTTATTTAGAAGCTCAATTTCTGGCCTTTTTGTAAATCTTGAAAATGAGATTTCTCAAAATGGCAAAGCAAATTTCAATAATAATAGCGACATTATGTCATTTGACTTTGTTTTTCGTTTGTTATGTGACAAAACCAATCCCCATGACACAAATCTTGGCTCTAATGGACCAAAACTTTTTGATATATGGTTGTTGCCTCAACTTGCTCCATTGGTTAGTCTAGGTCTAAAATTTGTGCCGAACTTTCTGGAAGATTTAATGTTGCATACTTTCCCATTGCCATTTTTTCTAGTGAGATCGAATTACCAGAAGCTTTATGATGCTTTTAGCAAGCATGCTGAAAGTACACTGAATGAAGCAGAGAAGAATGGGATCAAAAGAGATGAAGCTTGCCACAACTTAGTTTTTCTTGCAG GTTTCAATGCTTATGGTGGGATGAAAGTTTTATTCCCTGCACTGATAAAGTGGGTCGCCAATGGAGGAAAGAGTTTACACACTCGGCTGGCAAATGAAATCAGGACAATTATCAAAGAAGAATGTGGGACCATAACTCTATCAGCAATCAACAAGATGAGTTTAACAAAATCAGTAGTGTATGAAGTATTAAGAATTGAACCTGCAGTTCCATTTCAATATGGTAAAGCCAAAGAAGATATCTTAATCCAAAGCCATGATTCAACTTTCTTAATTAAGAAAGGTGAAATGATGTTTGGATATCAGCCTTTTGCTACAAAAGATCCAAAGATTTTTGATAAACCAGAGGAGTTTATTCCGGAGAGATTCATGGCCGAAGGTGAAAATTTGCTAAAGTATGTGTATTGGTCAAATGCAAGAGAGACAGATGATCCAACGGTGGACAACAAACAATGCGCAGGGAAAAATCTTGTCGTGCTTTTGTGCAG GTTGATGTTGGTGGAGTTTTTCATGCGGTACGACACATTCACAGTGGAGTCAACAAAGCTCTTTCTTGGGTCATCAGTAACGGTGAAGAAAGTGGAAAGAGCGACATGA